The Rhinolophus sinicus isolate RSC01 linkage group LG13, ASM3656204v1, whole genome shotgun sequence sequence gcggctcagagaggtgaagcgacttgctcaagatcacacagcaacaTCAAGAGCTACTGAAGCCAAACTTTTCTCGTTAGTACCAAGTCCTTTTCCATTGCATTATTATTAGTTTACAGTTATtgataataattaaataacttacttattgtcatttattaatattattactgttatcaAAGCTACCACTCATTGAGGTGTCACTCTACTAAGCACTTGTACCACGCATTTCACAAGCATATCATTCTAATGCTCACCATAATGCTATGAGATTgatatgagaaagagaaaagcagccccTGACTTCCGGGAGTGGACCTGGCATGCACAGTTGGCCTTTGATGTTCTCCTAATGAGCATAAACAATTTTGCAGAACATCCAAATCAGACAAAGCCATTCTGTGCCCATGGCGGATCAAGACAAAAACATGACACTGTGTACTTATCATTGAACACGGACAAAACATGAGATTATACAAGCCACAGAAATGACCAGCACGTCCCTATCCTGGCTAATATGAGTGACTGCTGTTTCTTTACTAACTACAGCTTTCACCTCTATCTAGTTTCCCTTCTTATAGTTAAAATTAAGGTCCCCAGTCATTGAACTGCCCCACTTCCCAACAGCATCCAATCCAGAGCAAAGCCAGCTTCCTTAAACCCTCTCCCAAATCACCGAACACATGCCCAAGTCTTATAAGTCTTTTCCAACATCCTTTCAATGAGACCCCATCTGGGTCCCCAAGGTATGCAATTCCCCTTGCTGCAGTGAGTAATAAACCCAACTCCTTAAGCTAGGAACAGGAGTGTTTCTAGTGGTCTATGGTTGGAGATGCTAACAGATAGTCATTATcctttttttataaataaggaaagtgAAACTCAGAGAGTCGAGAAATTTGCACAAGACTACAACGTAGTGAGTGCCAGAACCTCTATGTTCTCATTTTCTCATGATCCCTGCTCTTTGAGCactctatgcctcaatttcctcatgtgtagTGAGACAACTAGATTCTGTTCTCTAAATTTCCCTCCAGCTCACATCTTTCCAGAGTCAGGGGCATGAAAACATTGTCAAAGGGGCTCCCCTTGGGAGATCTGGACCTCCCTTTGACTGGGGACCCACAAGATTCTGAACAAGTCATTCCCACAATGCCTTGCAGCTGGGAAGGTCTAATAACCAACTTGAAAAGTGGTGCATCCTGGGAAATACCTCCAGGAGCCTAGGACCCCTGCCCACCACccatctcctcctctctcctctcagcCATTCTCCTTCATGTGTTCATATTTCTGCATTATCTGATTGCTACAGCTCTTGGCCAACTGGGGGAGGCAAATCAGGAGGATGACTTGGGAGGTTTGCCCTTCTGAGCGCCCTCCTGTTCTTACAGTAACCGCTCTCCTTCAGCCCAGTCAGGGGCCATCCTAGCAGCCTCTGAGTAAATTGTAGGGAGCGAAAAGAGCAATTCCCCCAACTTTCAACCCTGAGAATCTGAAAATTGGTGGATGGGACTTAGTAAAATGTTGCACCGGAACCTAAAGACACTTTGTGGGAGGGGCACTTTCTTGATTGCCATCTCCGACTCTTTGCAGAATTGTTTTAGGACAAAGAGAGCAGACTTGGTTAGTGGGTTTCTTGGCAGCAGGGTCAGGACCAATGTGGAAAGCAGGTGAAGGGGGTGAGGAGGACACTTATTGGGATTGGTCAACGACAAAAGGCGGTTCTAAAGATGCATGCTGCCAGCTGGCACCAGCTGCCCCACACCGGCAGCTCCCTATAGGGGGAGATACAGAAGCTGAGGCCGGTTGACTAGCTGCCTTCTATGCAATTGGAGGACTTCATTATTCAAGAGCCTTCCCCAATTTTCCTTCCAACACCAACGCGCTGCCCCATTCCAACACCCACATGCTGTGTCGCTCACCTCTGGTAGGTCTATTTCTTAGAGATGATAAAGGGAGCTGGCTCACTGTCCTCACGAACTAGGACtagcaggatggagcaggataAGGGTTCTCATGCAAATGAGGTGGTTCCCCCATCTCTCCTAGGTAACTCCCCTTCCTCTACTCTCCATGAAGGAAGGGGTCTCCCCAGTTCATCTGGATTCGGGGTTGGGTGGACTTTGAGGAAAAGTTGGGGTCCCCTCATCACGCTCGGCAGCTACTTGGAAACCTAGACAGACTTCAGCATCCTTGTGGTGAGGGGGGAAATGGATGGAATTAGAGTCTTTTTAACCCTCTCCACATCTTTGTCATGCCCAAAAGCTCActtgcccccacccctcctttctaCCTGACAGAATCCAACTCATCCTTTAAAACTCAGCTCAGACATGACCTCTTCTGGGAGGTCAGCCTTGACTTATTCAGCTGAGACCCAGGGTCTCCATATCCCTCCCACGGCACCTATGTTGCTGAaattctatgcctcagtttcccacacTGGGTGGGGAACTCTTTGAAGGTAAAGCCTGTCCTGGTCTGGTGGTCTCCCAAGTGGGGTGCACTGAGCTACCAGAAGGAAACATCAAGAGACGTCTACATATTTGTTTCTAAGCTACCCTTTATTAAACTTGATATTATCAAACACTTGTACACGATGGTACAATAGTGTGCAtacaattacaaataattataaaaatgggaGTTGCACACTCAGAATCATTTTATTGATATGGCTGTGaatggtcaaataaatttggaGGCTGCTGTTTTGGTCATTACTTGTTCCCTGACGCCTGTCACAAAACAGGTTTCAATacatgagaatgaatgaatgagtgacgtTGCCTGGGTTTAGTTTATGAAACTGATCATGTATTACCTGGGTGACTGTGAGGAAGATACTCCCTTATTAGGCCCCAAGTTCCACACCTGTGAAATAGAGCGTTTGGATCAGATTCCTTCCCACATACCTTCCAACATTGTTTCTAAGTGGCATAGGAGTCACTTATTGTCCAGTAGGGGACAGTATCATTTAGTCAGTAATAATCCTAGCAAATGTTTGAGTTGCGTGGATTACACGGTCTAAAGGCTCAGCATGTATGAATTCATTGATCCTCACAACCCCATGTAGTGGGaagacaggcacagagaggttaactaacttgtTCAAAGCCGCATAAATAGTGTGGCAGTTGTGTGCCCTACCCTTGCCCCTGGGAGCTACACATCCCGTGTTGCTGGTTGACTTCCAGCTGCCAGTGCAGCACCCCCTTATTCGCAATTTtcctttccacagtttcagttaatACTCCCAAAtagtattaaatggaaaattccagaaataaacaattcctaagttttaaattgcacaccgtGCTGAGTAGCTCACTTCATCTCCTCACGTAAGCATCGTATCATCTCACGTCATCACAAGAAGAGGAACGATGAGTACAGCCCAAcaaggtattttgagagagagattgagacGTAGTTACAGCCACTGGGGGTCCTGGGACATATCCCCTCGGATCAGGGCACAGAGCAAGCCAGAGTCCTCAATCCATGAATTACAGGGTGTTGCTGTGTAAACACCCTCTTACTGCTGGGGGAGATAATAGTAAGAAAGTTTTCTACCCTGCTTCCCCACATCCCCTGGGGATTATGTGGTGGGCTTGATGATTCAATGTTTGTAGGCTGCCTTGCCTTCCCTTTCTCACCCGCCCCCACCTTACCTAATAAGCTACTTGCCCTGTACTCCTCGGGAACCCCAAATTAAGCCTGACCCAGGCTTTGGACCCTTGCAGCTTGGCTGGAGAGTCTAGGTTCTTCCTCCATCCAAAGAACAATGGTTTGGGGTAAGATCACCCCGGTTTCTACCATTTATATGCTCTTATAGGTTGATCTGTGTCTCCCCCAGAAAAAGATATCTTGGCGTCTTAAAATGGGCCTTTATTTGGCAATAGGGTCTTTCTAGAGGTGATCCACTTAAGATGACGTCATGAAgctgggccctaatccaatatgactgatgccttataaaaaggggaagttaGGACACAGGCAGGAGAAACGCAAGTGAAGATTGGACTTCTGCTGCCACAAACCAAGGACTttccaggaggcaggagagtggCCTGGGACAGACCCTTCTTCAGTGCCTTCACAGGGAACATGGCCCTGCTGTCTCCTAGACGTCCGACtggtagcctccagaactgtaagagaataaatatctGTCGTTtactgttacagcagccccaggacacaAATATGCCAGCAGTGTGACATCTCCGTGCTTCCGTTGCCTCCCTCGCGGATTCTTAGGATGATTcaagaaataatgcatgtaaaaggCTAAGCATGGAGCCCGGTGCACGGAAGGTGCTCACTAAGTGGGTGGTTGCTATGTTGTAACTGAAATAGCgaggcccctccccccacaaaccACCTCAGGGAAGGGGCTCCTTGGACAAGGGGACAATTAAGCCTTatgctccttcctttctccttctgagaGTCCAGGCGAACAACCTGCCCTAACCTTTGACCTGGCTCAAAAGTAAAGAACAAAGGTTTTAAGGTTGAAATGTTACTCCAGGTTTTTGTGtagctgggtggggggaggggacataAAGAGTTAGATGACCCCCTAATGGGTTTGCTTCCTACACCTGGTGGGGCCCCATCTGAAGGGGGGGGAGTACCCACTGCTTGGCAGAATAATGTGAAGTGCCACCATTTTTACTGACTGTATGGACAGGACATGGGTTCTTagttgcaaacaacagaaatgtatttacttaaatataaGGCTAGAGACTGTGAGGCCTCAGGCAGGAAAATGTGCAACATGGGTGTGGGGGAAAGGGCTTCTGTAGTGAAAACACCCGTCACCACTAACTCTCAGAACTGGGAACCAGAAACTCCACCACAGCCAGCCCTAGAGATTCcagtgatggggggtggggagggtggggggggggcgctTCAACCCTCTGGCCCTACAGCCAACCCAGTGGAGAAGGAACCAAGTGCGAGGGAGAAAGTGATGGGACAAACCGAGGCGCAGGGCTGTCGCTCTCACGTTGCTCAGTCTACTGAATAAGACAGAGCAAAACCAGACCTGTGGGCGGAAGGGCAGAGGCAGGGTTTTGCGAGGAGGGGAGGGTTGAGAAGGGAGCAGCCCTGCGTGGGGCCTCCTGCAGCATCTCAGGGCAGCTCGGGTTCCAGGGTCCCTACAACCAGAAAGGGGCTTGATGGTCCTTACTGAAGCCTCTGACCCGCGGCAGTGCGTCCTGACAGATCCTAGACCATCGCAGGAATGAGCAACCATGCTCGTCCCCACAACCCGGATGACTGACAAGAAGGGAGTGAGTTTGGTGGCAGCTCGGGAGCACTGCAGACCCGTTCTGCAGGGTGGCTGCTTCGGTGCTCCCACCTGAAAAAGGGGAACAGGTGAGAAGGCTCGGGTTGTCTCAAGGGGCGCTCCTAGCAACGACCTTCCGCCACGCTGGCCGTGGGGCATGTGCTCAGTCTGTGGTTTCACAGGACATTGCTGCCACTCCCTCCTCTGAAGGCATCGAGGCAGAGACGCTGTGCAGGTGTGAGGGGTGCGGCCCGACCTCTGCCTCTATCCCTGCCCTTGCgcgtcccctccctgccctgctcccccttaccctccgcCTGAGGTTCATCTTCATCCTAGTCCTGGGCCTCCTCGTTCCCGTCCTCGTCGTTCacctcgtcctcgtcctcgtgCTCATCGTCCTCCTTGAGGTCAGAGTCCTCGTCCTCAGGCTTCTGGTCGTCGTCCTCGTCCTGGTTCTCAGGCGCCAGGTTCCGGCACGCGGGCCCCTGGTGCTGGGGCTCGTCCCCAGGCTCGTCCTTGAGTTCAGGCGGAGCCTGGAGCTCGAGCCTGTACTGGGTCTGCAAAGCTGGTTTTCTCCCGCTGCAGACGCTGGCGCACTCGTCCTTGGTCAGGAAGTTGTTCAGCTTCGCTTTGCCGCCGCCAAACACAAAGGCCTCGCAGAAGCCCGACCTGGTGTTGAAGAAGAACCTGGGCAACACGGCCTTGCCGGGGCCCTTGTAAGGAGGCTCCAGGCAGAAcacagggcggcctgcagggagGCAACAGGGCTCGGGTCAGCTCTGGGGACGCTGTCACGGAGGATGGCCCGCACAGTGAACCACTGAGACCACCGGCATGTCTCCGGATGGGGGacggttgggggtgggagatgggacaTGTCAAACCTTCATTTGATGGCCTGCTGTCTGAGGTATGGTTAATTTTGTTCGGCGTGACAATGGCATGGTGATActgtaaataattatatatccttatatattaagtatttatGGAGTATTTATGGATTAATTGGCATATTGACTGAGCTGCGCTtcaaaaaactccagaaaagtaCAAGAAATGTACATAAACAATAGTCTCCATCTGTCAATACTTGTTGCAGCTGCACAGTGGACACATCGTGTGTATTATACTCATCCCTATGCTTTCGGGGATGTTTCAAAGTTTCCActcttaaaaaaaagtcttaaagcATCATGCTGTAATGGAGAAAGGCATGGAAGAAAACGTACCAGCATGTTAACTTTGGTTACCCCCCAGGGGATCGGAATAATGTAATATTGGGTGCGTGTGATATTTTcacttataataagaaatatacatttggtgTAGGTCCCATtcctgcctggcacagagctcctaataCCCTCACAATTCTCTTAGTGGTGAGAGCGATGAAGGTGCCTTTTGTTATGTTATTGAGGTGACTTTTGGTAAGCCCCTGGGTAACCTAGGGAGAGGGGTTGGTTGCCTTTAATGCGATTAGAGAGTTGGAAATTTCAGCCCCATACCCCTcctctgggagaggagaggggatggAGACTGATTCAAtagccaatggccaatgatttaaacAATCATGCCCAAGTGAtggagcctccataaaaacccgaATGGacggggttcagagagcttctggctCCATGGACACGTAGAGGTACGAGGTGAGGGGTACCTGCAGAGggccctttccccataccttgccctctgcatctcttccatcGGCTGTTCATAATTTACATCCTTTAAAACCTAGAATCTAGTAAGTGAAAtatttctctgagcctctctaGCACCGGTGGTGGGACTCTACGGTCTACAGCCAGTGGGTCAGAAGCTTAGGTGACAGTCTGGACTTAACGATTGGCATAAGttatcaaaacataaaatgtcttgAGGATTATTTAAGATAGGAACTTAATAAGTTGCTGAATTATTCAATGTGTTTGTTCAGCCTCAGACTTCTTAAGCCCTTCAATAAGCCATCAATTAAGCAGGGGGAAGAAAACCCCCTGTGAAACACAAGCTAAAAATGTCCCATAACTGTCCAGAGCACAGAGGGGAAGCTCTTAGTAGGAGACCACCTTTGCATCACTTTGGAAATTGCTTGCTTGCACATAAGAAATCACAGTTCTCTCCACCTGACAAAACCACCTGACTTCTGCAGCGAATTCTTAAAACCCAGATAATAGGTAAGGGTCTCTGGGGGCACTGCCCCACACTCACTCCCCTATCCCTTAGCTCCATCCCAGCCAACAAAACACAGGATGAGTGCATCTGGTTTTTTTCCCTGACTCCAACATGTTGTGTCTCTATCGACATCAGCCAATTCCCCAACACCAACCGGGTGTCTTACAGTCAGTTCACTTCTGACACTAATCCCTGGAGGTAGCACAGACTCCACAGGCGAAGGGCTCGGTCCACAAGACTGTCCCCTCTCCCAATGCCAGTCACAAGTTCATGGGGGTGACCCATACTCCTGACCAATCTGGGGTTCCATGACCACACCCCCCAGGGTCAATAATTCATTAGAGCAACTCACAGAGCTCAGAGAAGCACTTTACTCACTGTTACCAGTTGATAATAAAGAATACAACTCAGGAACATCCAAATGGAGGAGATACGTAGGATGGGGCGGAGAGCGGAAGGGGGGGGCTCTCTCACTGGGTGTGTCACCTTCACGgcacctggaagctctccaaacccgtGATATTTGGGGGTCTTGTTAAGGTTTCATTATATAGTAGGGATAATTGATTGAATCACTGGCCATTATTAATTGAACTCAATCTTGGTACCCTCTCACATCCCCAGAGGAGGGAGGTTTGGAAGTTCTAACCTCATCACCTGGTAGGTTTTCTCAGGCCCCTTCTGAAGCTGTCTAGGCCACCTTCTCCCCCAACTTGAGTCACTTCATTGTCATACAAAGGACTGTAAATTCCAAGACTTTCCTAAGGCCTGGGCCAGGAACCTCGACAGATCAAATACGTATCTTTTTATTATACTCCAGTGAGgttcagggaggaggcagggaccaGGAATAGAGAGAGTCTCAGAGGTGAGGGCAGAATCTGCTAGAGCTGTCTGATGAGAGTTAGGCAGGATCTTTTTTAAGCTGAAAACACAATGAGTTACTTTTTAGAGTCAAGAAATGTCCCCGGAGTTAAAACGTCCCCATTTACCATGAGACATCTAGAGAGAACGGATTGGCTTCGTCCACCCACACCCCTGCTTCCCCAGCCCCTTCTTACAAATTCATTTTCTGCCCCAGTCCACAGAGCAGAGATGAACGGGAACTTACGTTGGGAAGGGGGAACGGTGTCACTCCCCTGAGCGCCAGCCGCCTGGAtgttgaagagaaagagaagggctgCAGAGAGGCAGAGTGGGTCCATCTTGAGAGCCGTGGAGGGAGAGCTCCTGAGGGCCTGGCGACTGACAGAGCTTTTAACATCCCAGAGGAGGGGTGGGAACAGGTGAGGTGAGTGGGGAATGAAGAAGGGGAGGAGCCGGGGTGAGTCCTGTTCAAACCTtatctccccacctccccaggctTCCTGCTTCTGCCTGCAGAGGCCAAAATGCTTAGTAATAGTGCTTCTTAAACTTCAACATGCCTGCACATCCCCCGGGGACtatgttgaaatgcagattccgATTCAGTAggactggggtggggcctgagaagctgcatttctaacaggcttaGTTACAGGTGCGTCCCTAGTCCCTCTCCTTGCTTGTAAAATGGTCTACAGAATCACTCTTTGAGTAGCAAACCTGGAGGGAACCTCAGCGGGAAAGAAGGGGAGCAGGCAAAGGGAAAAGCTGCTTTTCCCATACACATTGGGAAAGTGGCAGAAGAGAGAAGACCAGGAAGAGGGGAGTCCTAGAGGACCCCCCAATTCTCTCCCACTAATTCGCCTGAACCTACACCTTTACCTTACTTCTTTGGAATGGTCACAATGTCGACCATGTGACCAGTACAATTCACTTGACTTCTGCAAAAATGAATGagttcctccccaccccttcagGGGACTAAGCAACTGAGCAGATTTCCACGCGCTTGCACCACCCCACACAGTGTGCACAGCTTAGGAGGACTCAGCATCATAATGTCACTCACCCAGCTGCTACAGAGAGACCCGCAGGCCTGGATATGATTGTGTTGCCACGACCCACGAACAAGTGGCAAGTACCCTTGGGAGCGGAAATACCTTACTTCCTATCTTATGCTTGAGGAACagagtgaagaaacaaaatggagtcactatagTCAGGGGCTAAATTACTAAGAGCAAGTAGGATGCAGCCTGAGGTAATGATTCTGTTCTTGTTCTAAGTAGCCTGGGAACGTAAACCATTGACCTTTCCAGTCCTGCGTCAATGCCTGAGCAAACAGGAAACCTACAGATAACCCCCTGGTTACCCCCTGAAGGACTAAGGAAAGAATGTTCACCTATTCAGACAACATCGCATCCATTATCCAGCTGGTCTGACATCTGGAGGATTACCATCTCAGAGCTACCCAGAGGCTGATAACGTACACTGATCCTTCttaagaatgtactttttactgtAAGAGTTCTTAtcgtttctttcttcttcagaaccCTCGGGATATTCCCTAGTTGTGTATTCAGTTTCCAAACCCTGGATACCCTTGAGTAAATCTATAATTTACCCAGCAAAGACCCACACCCTTTTTGAGTTCATTTGACATATTGGAGACAAACTCAACCGGGAGTGTAAGACCCCACAGTGGTTAAGATTGTGTGTTTCACCATCAGGGGGACTTGGGTTTGGCAAATTTCTTAGTGTTTCTGGACCTGAGtgccctcatctgcaaaacaggcTTGTTTATAAAATCAAGACCCTGTTTCTCAGGGTTCTTGTTGTGAGGGTATTTGAGACTAATGAATAGAGAATGCTCAGCTCTGTCCCTGGGTAGGAAATGCTCAGAAATGCAGGATTGCTATCATGGTCATCATCATCACACCTGTGGAAGAGAAAGCAATTTCCCTCTACACTTCTGGGGGTTTTCGGCTGATCTAATAATTAAATGTACAGGAGGgagattaacaagagaaagtAACCAGATCTAGTTGCATATGTACATATGGGAGCTCCACATACCTGAGAGAGTCAGAgcccccacatacatgagagttGCAGAGACAGAAAGGTATAATAACGTATATATGGCATCCTGAACCAAGGAATGAGGTAAGACGCCTTGGAGCTTCAGAGGGAAAGAGGGTCATTCGCAGATTGATAAGACAaccagatgttcagtaattagatgtTTGCCCTGCTCGACATAGGTCATAAACAGTCATACATGATGATAACTCTTGTTATCTTATTTGGAAAGACCTCGAATTTAAATTCTTTAACGGAGAGGTAAAAGGTTCTCTGGAGCCTACGATATCGCCATTGCCATCAGCgaaaaataatccacataccaaAGTAGCTCATCTTGGAGAGGCTTGTTCTGAACCCTCCAGTCTCATGTTGAAATTTCCGGAGAAGTTTCAACTTCCAGATGTTGGGTCGATAGATTTACTTTACAGCTATCGTTTACCCATCTTAGAGCCTTCTGATTTAGGAGCAGATTGCTCCTATTCTACAAGCGTAGCAGGATGGCAAAATCTGGCACGGAAGGGCCATTTTTGCAGAAGCAAAATGGATTTCATCCACCTGTGCCACAATCTTTATAGATTTTGTTGTGGCTGACTTTGCATGAAAGTCAGCTGAGGTATTTCCCTGATACTCAGGTTCAGTCCTTTTAGTATGAGCCTCCATTTTGACAACAGACATTTTATACTAAGAGATATCAGACTTACAGTATTTTTGCACAGTTTCTGGAACATTTCTACCGTATACCCATATACAGACAGAACATAAAGAAGGCTACATGGTTCGGATACTGACTAAATAGGACCAAGGATTATTATGAAACAATACTTAATTACCTATCTGACCAAAGTAACAATAAAAGATTTCAAAGCCAAATACAAAAGATTAGCGCTTACTATTGAGACTATTGTATTTCCTTAAGTAATCAAAGACCCAATTAAGAAGACATAAACACAGAAGCTTTGCTTTCTCAGCAGATTACtcgaaaagaaaaacattttacaatcTCTTATTAGTATACCCGCTGGACAGCCCAAGAAAACTTTGTCCTTTTAGCAGgtgaaaagaaattaagttttagTATTATAATGTACATCATTAATACTAAAGCTTAATTTTTCAAACCCTCATAAATTCATTCAATCTTATCAGCTTGATCACACATAAAATTCCTTTCTCAGATTTCCTTTTCATAAACCTTCCAcaactttctgtttccattttagttcttctcttgttctcttacccactcagaaaaaaaacaactttatgttAGGACAGAATTACCTTCTTTCACTACCCACAAAAATGTATCTCCATCTCTTAGTCCTTCTATTACcaaaaacatatattattttccttccatattaATTAGCATTCTTAATGCTTAGAAACCTTGATTTCTAGTGAAAACTAGAAGTAAGCAATTGTGAACCATCTGTTACACCAGTATTCTTTAGATtgacaaatttataaatacatccCATAGTTTCGAGAAATACATGCTTTTTCATAGTATAGT is a genomic window containing:
- the LOC109457086 gene encoding spleen trypsin inhibitor I is translated as MDPLCLSAALLFLFNIQAAGAQGSDTVPPSQRRPVFCLEPPYKGPGKAVLPRFFFNTRSGFCEAFVFGGGKAKLNNFLTKDECASVCSGRKPALQTQYRLELQAPPELKDEPGDEPQHQGPACRNLAPENQDEDDDQKPEDEDSDLKEDDEHEDEDEVNDEDGNEEAQD